The following coding sequences are from one Fusobacterium perfoetens window:
- a CDS encoding ABC transporter ATP-binding protein — MSRTALELKKINKIYKGKTENIHILKDLDLKVEEGEFISILGKSGSGKSTLLNVIGMLDSIDSGEIFIEEKQIDRKNSENVDEIKNKKIGFVFQFHYLLPEFTALENVMLPALLKGGDKKETEEKAKRLLKEVGLENRFYHKPSELSGGEKQRAAISRALINDPEILLADEPTGNLDEETSNNIHNLFKKINVEKKQTIIVVTHSRELSNITDKKYYLKGGKLFLEGKTQEI, encoded by the coding sequence ATGAGTAGAACAGCTTTGGAGCTGAAAAAAATAAATAAGATTTATAAAGGGAAAACAGAAAATATTCATATATTAAAAGATTTAGATTTAAAAGTGGAAGAGGGAGAGTTTATCTCTATTTTAGGAAAATCAGGATCAGGAAAATCAACACTTTTGAATGTAATAGGAATGCTTGATTCCATTGATAGTGGAGAAATATTTATAGAAGAAAAACAAATAGACAGAAAAAATTCTGAAAATGTAGATGAGATAAAAAATAAAAAAATAGGTTTTGTTTTTCAGTTTCATTATCTTCTTCCTGAATTTACAGCATTGGAAAATGTAATGCTACCAGCCCTTTTAAAAGGAGGAGATAAAAAAGAAACAGAGGAAAAAGCAAAAAGACTTTTAAAAGAAGTTGGACTTGAAAATAGATTTTATCATAAACCAAGTGAACTTTCAGGAGGAGAAAAACAAAGAGCGGCAATATCAAGGGCTCTTATAAATGATCCTGAAATTCTTCTGGCAGATGAACCTACAGGAAATTTAGATGAAGAAACAAGTAATAATATTCATAATCTTTTTAAAAAAATAAATGTTGAGAAGAAGCAAACAATAATAGTTGTTACACACTCAAGAGAACTTTCAAATATTACTGATAAAAAATACTATCTTAAGGGAGGAAAGCTTTTTTTAGAAGGAAAAACTCAGGAAATTTAA
- the hpf gene encoding ribosome hibernation-promoting factor, HPF/YfiA family: MKITVLGRHLVITDPINDYAIKKMEKLDKYFDNLGDITVTLSAVKLKKGPSHTAEVIANANGNILKAVSTESDLYVAIDKAANVLEGQIKKYKEKLRDNKDVVSHRSLKFDPATNTVSSEATKKVVKVALEAKPMNLEEAILQMEALGKDFYVFFNCDTEEMNVVYKKRNGNYGHVEPTLEK, translated from the coding sequence ATGAAAATTACAGTATTAGGAAGACACTTAGTAATAACAGATCCGATTAATGATTATGCAATCAAAAAGATGGAGAAACTGGACAAATATTTTGATAATTTAGGAGATATTACAGTTACTTTATCTGCAGTTAAATTAAAGAAAGGACCATCTCATACAGCGGAAGTAATAGCAAACGCTAATGGAAATATACTAAAAGCAGTATCAACAGAAAGTGATTTATATGTTGCCATAGATAAAGCTGCAAATGTACTTGAAGGACAAATTAAAAAATATAAAGAAAAATTAAGAGATAATAAAGATGTTGTGTCTCATAGAAGTCTTAAATTTGATCCTGCTACTAACACAGTATCATCAGAAGCAACTAAAAAAGTTGTAAAAGTTGCTCTTGAAGCTAAACCTATGAATTTAGAAGAAGCAATTCTTCAGATGGAAGCATTAGGAAAAGACTTCTATGTATTCTTTAACTGCGATACAGAAGAAATGAATGTAGTTTACAAGAAAAGAAATGGAAACTACGGACATGTTGAACCTACTTTAGAAAAATAA
- the obgE gene encoding GTPase ObgE has translation MFIDEVVITVKAGNGGDGAATFRREKYIQFGGPDGGDGGNGGDVIFVGDPNINTLVDFKFKKKFAAQNGENGAKKRCFGKTGENLVIKVPVGTQVRDAESGKLLLDINVPNVERVFLRGGKGGAGNERFKNSVRKAPKMAGKGREGAEVRVKLELKLLADVALVGYPSVGKSSFINIVSAAKSKVGAYHFTTLEPKLGVIRVAEGKSFVIADIPGLIEGASEGVGLGDKFLRHIERCKMIYHIVDVSGVEGRDPIDDYNKINEELRKFSSKLAEKKQIVLANKMDLLWDMEKYEEFKAYVEEKGAKVYPISVILQDGIKEVINDTWQILESIERQPLEEEEDVLDVIKSQKSDKPDFVITQDEDGVYNVEGAMIDGILSKYVITYDEESVITFVHMLKNLGMEQALRNAGVEDGDTIRIVDVEFDFVE, from the coding sequence ATGTTTATAGATGAGGTAGTAATCACTGTAAAAGCAGGAAATGGAGGCGATGGAGCAGCCACTTTCAGAAGAGAAAAATATATTCAGTTCGGAGGTCCGGACGGTGGTGATGGAGGAAACGGAGGAGATGTTATATTTGTGGGAGATCCTAATATAAATACTCTTGTTGACTTTAAATTTAAAAAGAAATTTGCAGCACAAAATGGAGAAAATGGAGCAAAAAAGAGATGCTTTGGTAAAACAGGAGAAAATCTTGTAATAAAAGTTCCTGTAGGAACACAGGTAAGAGATGCTGAAAGTGGAAAACTTCTTCTTGATATAAATGTTCCTAATGTAGAAAGAGTATTTTTAAGAGGAGGAAAAGGAGGAGCTGGAAATGAGCGTTTCAAAAACTCTGTAAGAAAAGCTCCTAAAATGGCAGGAAAAGGAAGAGAGGGAGCAGAAGTAAGAGTAAAACTTGAACTTAAACTTCTTGCAGATGTAGCTCTTGTTGGATATCCATCAGTAGGAAAATCAAGCTTTATAAATATTGTTTCTGCAGCAAAATCAAAAGTAGGAGCATATCATTTTACAACTCTTGAACCAAAACTTGGTGTAATAAGAGTAGCAGAAGGAAAATCATTTGTCATAGCAGATATTCCTGGTTTAATTGAAGGAGCTAGTGAAGGTGTAGGGCTTGGAGATAAATTCTTAAGACATATAGAAAGATGTAAGATGATATATCATATTGTAGATGTGTCTGGAGTAGAAGGAAGAGATCCTATTGATGATTATAATAAAATTAATGAAGAGTTAAGAAAATTCAGTTCAAAACTTGCTGAGAAAAAACAAATAGTTCTTGCCAATAAAATGGACTTATTATGGGATATGGAAAAATATGAAGAATTTAAAGCATATGTAGAAGAAAAAGGTGCTAAAGTATATCCTATATCAGTAATTCTTCAGGATGGAATAAAAGAAGTTATAAATGACACATGGCAGATTCTTGAAAGTATTGAAAGACAGCCTCTTGAAGAGGAAGAAGATGTTCTTGATGTTATTAAATCTCAAAAGAGTGATAAACCAGATTTTGTTATTACTCAAGATGAAGATGGTGTATACAATGTTGAAGGTGCTATGATAGATGGAATACTTTCAAAATATGTAATAACTTATGATGAAGAATCAGTAATAACATTTGTTCATATGCTTAAAAA